A stretch of the Streptomyces sp. WMMB303 genome encodes the following:
- a CDS encoding NAD-dependent epimerase/dehydratase family protein, giving the protein MRVLLLGASGYLGRFVADRLLADPAVQLTALGRSDEADVRFDLSTGSPGALTRFLDAVHPGVVVNCAGTTRGNGRELIRHNVVATAAVCESLRRSGCGARLVHVGCAAEYGAAQAGSSTGEDALPRPGGPYGVSKLAGTELVLASGLDAVVLRVFSPIGPGTPAGSPLGRIAEAMRRAMQQGDSELKLGGLSVQRDFVDVRDIARAVHAASLSAAQGIVNIGTGRAVRLRDAASLLARVAGYAGAVHDQGGGPAGQGPAEGPPAGAVPGVLGGPVGGAPAIPAQQHGAQPSPPASHPYPDGCGGWQQADVRTARDRLGWRPRIGLEESLADIWMEAACRI; this is encoded by the coding sequence ATGAGGGTGCTGCTACTGGGCGCCAGCGGATACCTGGGCCGCTTCGTCGCCGACCGCCTGCTGGCCGACCCCGCGGTGCAACTGACCGCGCTCGGCAGGAGCGACGAAGCCGACGTCCGCTTCGACCTGTCCACCGGAAGCCCCGGTGCCCTCACCCGTTTCCTGGACGCGGTCCACCCCGGTGTCGTCGTCAACTGCGCCGGTACCACCCGCGGCAACGGGCGGGAACTGATCCGGCACAACGTGGTCGCCACTGCCGCCGTCTGCGAGTCGCTGCGCCGCAGCGGCTGCGGCGCCCGCCTGGTGCACGTGGGGTGCGCCGCCGAGTACGGGGCGGCGCAGGCCGGTTCCTCCACAGGTGAGGACGCCTTGCCGCGTCCCGGTGGCCCGTACGGGGTGAGCAAGCTGGCGGGCACCGAACTGGTGCTGGCCTCCGGGCTGGACGCCGTCGTGCTGCGGGTCTTCTCCCCCATCGGCCCCGGCACCCCCGCCGGTTCGCCGCTCGGGCGGATCGCGGAGGCGATGCGGCGCGCGATGCAGCAGGGCGACAGCGAACTGAAGCTGGGCGGACTGAGTGTGCAGCGCGACTTCGTGGACGTCCGCGACATCGCGCGGGCCGTGCACGCCGCGTCCCTGTCCGCGGCGCAGGGCATCGTCAACATCGGTACCGGCAGGGCGGTGCGGCTGCGGGACGCCGCCTCGCTGCTGGCCCGGGTGGCCGGGTACGCCGGTGCGGTCCACGACCAGGGCGGCGGTCCGGCCGGGCAGGGGCCGGCCGAGGGGCCCCCGGCCGGTGCCGTGCCCGGAGTGCTCGGCGGCCCGGTCGGCGGCGCCCCCGCCATCCCCGCGCAGCAGCACGGTGCGCAGCCGTCGCCGCCCGCCTCCCACCCGTATCCGGACGGCTGCGGCGGCTGGCAGCAGGCCGACGTCCGCACGGCGCGCGACCGGCTCGGCTGGCGGCCCCGGATCGGTCTGGAGGAGTCGCTGGCCGACATCTGGATGGAGGCGGCGTGCCGTATCTGA
- a CDS encoding DUF3492 domain-containing protein, whose protein sequence is MRIALLTEGGYPYVRGESALWCDRLVRGLDGHEFAVYALSRSARQERSGWRERPPNVVRVRTAPLWGPEPAAAGVRGLTGGSYGRREKQRFRECFGVLAEAVCGADPYRPGSDPPGSDGFAAARPATAGAHGSGISSARPPATAQADRFAAGLYGLAELAAEGGGLAAALRSESAVRILESACRAPGAMPAAHAAQVCDLLAVTDKLERALRPLSLDWYGQRGGEAGLSDADLCHAVGAGPAALPGLWAKRAFGVPLLITEYGVRLREHYLASAAGAVGAVARGVVGAPVRALLASFQRRLAREAYAQAHLITPGNTHARRWQERCGADSARLRTVYPGMDPTPFDAVGERAVHLPPPGGPRRTGAPTLVWVGAPGPAKDLDTLLHAFVRVREAVPTARLRIVERADPRGPGATDRAPRASADGGSTPAEDGADRPGGRPEGAGEPATGSYRAHCRALAAQLFPAVPPGAEGPVGFEELGGPAAPTLADAYALGGVAVLSSTVEGFPVPLVEAMFCGRAAVSTDVGAAPEVIGGTGCLVSARDPRALADACVALLRDPARAARLGAAARARALELFTVRQNVEAFRGIYRELARRPAGGLRQPAAGSAGAPPADTVPFARTPGNPLRGHAAAGTQRSGDPAADTAAGAAVLGADGRRPAGRSGRRTAGARSTGGGSPHVPSWARPDRGPRESAGGPHPAERAAVGAEQGEGTAP, encoded by the coding sequence GTGCGCATCGCGCTGCTTACGGAGGGTGGTTACCCCTATGTGCGGGGTGAGTCCGCGCTGTGGTGCGACCGCCTGGTGCGCGGTTTGGACGGCCACGAGTTCGCGGTGTACGCCCTCAGCCGCAGTGCCCGGCAGGAGCGGAGCGGCTGGCGCGAGAGGCCGCCCAACGTCGTACGGGTGCGCACCGCACCGCTGTGGGGCCCCGAGCCCGCCGCCGCGGGCGTACGCGGGCTGACGGGGGGTTCCTACGGGCGGCGTGAGAAGCAGCGCTTCCGCGAGTGCTTCGGGGTGCTCGCCGAAGCCGTCTGCGGCGCGGACCCCTACCGGCCCGGGTCCGACCCGCCCGGCTCCGACGGGTTCGCCGCCGCCCGGCCCGCGACGGCCGGCGCCCACGGGAGCGGAATCAGCTCCGCGCGCCCCCCGGCCACCGCTCAGGCGGACCGTTTCGCCGCCGGGCTCTACGGACTCGCCGAACTGGCGGCCGAGGGCGGCGGGCTGGCCGCCGCGCTGCGCTCCGAGAGCGCCGTACGCATCCTGGAGTCCGCCTGCCGTGCGCCCGGCGCGATGCCCGCCGCGCATGCCGCCCAGGTCTGTGACCTGCTCGCCGTCACCGACAAGCTGGAGCGCGCGCTGCGTCCGCTCTCCCTGGACTGGTACGGGCAGCGGGGCGGGGAGGCCGGGCTGTCGGATGCCGACCTGTGCCACGCGGTCGGCGCCGGACCCGCGGCCCTTCCCGGCCTCTGGGCCAAGCGGGCGTTCGGCGTGCCGTTGCTGATCACCGAGTACGGCGTGCGGCTGCGTGAGCACTACCTGGCGAGCGCCGCCGGCGCCGTGGGCGCCGTGGCCCGTGGGGTCGTGGGCGCCCCCGTACGAGCCCTGCTCGCCTCCTTCCAGCGGCGCCTGGCCCGCGAGGCGTACGCCCAGGCCCACCTGATCACCCCCGGGAACACGCACGCGCGCCGCTGGCAGGAGCGTTGCGGCGCCGACAGCGCGCGGCTGCGCACCGTCTACCCCGGCATGGACCCGACACCCTTCGACGCCGTCGGGGAACGGGCCGTGCATCTGCCGCCGCCCGGCGGCCCCCGCCGCACCGGCGCGCCCACGCTGGTGTGGGTGGGTGCCCCCGGCCCCGCCAAGGACCTGGACACCCTGCTGCACGCCTTCGTCCGGGTGCGCGAGGCGGTGCCGACCGCCCGGTTGCGCATCGTCGAGCGGGCGGACCCGCGCGGTCCCGGGGCGACGGACCGTGCCCCCCGCGCTTCGGCGGACGGCGGCAGCACCCCGGCGGAGGACGGCGCGGACCGGCCCGGCGGGCGCCCGGAGGGGGCCGGGGAGCCTGCCACGGGCAGCTACCGTGCGCACTGCCGGGCGCTCGCCGCGCAGCTCTTCCCCGCGGTGCCGCCGGGCGCCGAGGGCCCGGTCGGCTTCGAGGAGCTGGGCGGCCCCGCCGCGCCCACCCTGGCGGACGCCTATGCGCTGGGCGGAGTCGCCGTGCTCTCCAGCACCGTCGAGGGCTTCCCGGTACCGCTGGTGGAGGCGATGTTCTGCGGCAGAGCCGCCGTCTCCACCGATGTGGGGGCAGCCCCGGAGGTGATCGGCGGCACCGGCTGCCTCGTCTCCGCGCGCGACCCGCGGGCGCTGGCGGACGCCTGCGTCGCGCTGCTGCGCGACCCGGCGCGCGCCGCACGGCTGGGCGCCGCCGCACGGGCGCGGGCACTGGAACTGTTCACGGTGCGGCAGAACGTCGAGGCGTTCCGCGGTATCTACCGCGAACTCGCCCGGCGGCCCGCGGGCGGCCTCCGGCAGCCCGCCGCCGGGAGCGCCGGGGCCCCGCCCGCGGATACGGTCCCGTTCGCCCGCACTCCCGGGAACCCCCTGAGGGGCCACGCGGCGGCCGGTACCCAGCGGTCCGGTGACCCGGCCGCGGACACCGCCGCCGGTGCGGCAGTCCTCGGTGCCGACGGGCGCCGTCCGGCCGGCCGCTCCGGCCGGCGCACGGCCGGGGCGCGGAGCACCGGTGGCGGCTCCCCGCACGTGCCGAGCTGGGCCCGGCCGGACCGCGGACCGCGGGAGAGCGCGGGCGGGCCGCACCCCGCCGAGCGGGCCGCGGTCGGTGCCGAGCAGGGGGAGGGGACGGCCCCGTGA
- a CDS encoding DUF3152 domain-containing protein: MYAEGQAARGGHPQHPEGAPAPPRTRGRGVGSAGRTAPGEQWSGGPRQEYLDAFDKGAFAADEPRAGRPGGLPSAAAGAPPGARSPDAPAGGVGSGARQALPDPEPEPEPAPLTRKPTSRARTATGIVAAAVTTVLAFIVAAQVAGGEHSSGDSGRGLKTGERAPDDSDGASDPERADRGARPTPGSAPASYGEKMARQYPLADDLEGSGKFSAVPGHQKGPGKGEVVRYRVEVEGGVPLDGELFARAVHKTLNDERSWAHDGKRSFERVSSGKARFVITLASPRTTDVWCAKSGLDTSEEKVSCDSAATDRVMINAWRWARGAETFGPDHMRAYREMLINHEVGHRLGHGHVGCPGDGKPAPVMMQQTKYLTTQGKTCRINAWPHPRD, encoded by the coding sequence GTGTACGCGGAGGGGCAGGCCGCCCGCGGTGGCCATCCGCAACACCCGGAGGGCGCGCCCGCGCCGCCCCGCACGCGCGGCCGGGGCGTCGGGAGCGCGGGCCGTACGGCGCCCGGTGAGCAGTGGTCCGGCGGGCCGCGGCAGGAGTATCTGGACGCTTTCGACAAGGGCGCTTTCGCCGCGGACGAGCCCCGCGCGGGCCGGCCCGGCGGACTCCCGTCGGCCGCCGCCGGTGCGCCCCCCGGGGCGCGGTCGCCCGACGCCCCGGCCGGTGGCGTCGGGAGCGGCGCGCGCCAGGCGCTTCCCGATCCGGAGCCCGAGCCGGAGCCCGCGCCGCTGACCCGGAAGCCGACCAGCCGCGCCCGCACGGCCACCGGGATCGTCGCCGCGGCCGTCACGACGGTGCTGGCCTTCATCGTGGCCGCGCAGGTGGCCGGCGGTGAGCACAGCAGCGGGGACTCCGGGCGCGGGCTGAAGACGGGGGAGCGGGCACCGGACGACTCGGACGGCGCTTCCGACCCCGAGCGCGCCGACCGCGGCGCGCGTCCCACACCGGGCAGCGCACCCGCCTCCTACGGCGAGAAGATGGCCCGGCAGTACCCGCTGGCCGACGATCTGGAGGGCTCGGGCAAGTTCAGCGCGGTGCCCGGCCACCAGAAGGGCCCGGGCAAGGGCGAGGTGGTGCGCTACCGCGTCGAGGTGGAGGGCGGGGTGCCGCTGGACGGCGAGTTGTTCGCGCGGGCGGTGCACAAGACCCTCAACGACGAGCGGAGCTGGGCGCACGACGGCAAGCGCAGCTTCGAGCGGGTCTCCTCCGGCAAGGCGCGGTTCGTCATCACACTGGCCAGTCCGCGTACCACCGACGTGTGGTGTGCCAAGTCCGGGCTGGACACCAGTGAGGAGAAGGTCTCCTGCGACTCGGCCGCCACCGATCGCGTCATGATCAACGCATGGCGGTGGGCGCGCGGCGCCGAGACGTTCGGCCCCGACCACATGCGCGCCTACCGGGAGATGCTCATCAACCACGAGGTGGGCCACCGGCTGGGCCACGGGCATGTGGGCTGTCCCGGAGACGGCAAGCCGGCGCCGGTGATGATGCAGCAGACCAAGTACCTCACCACGCAGGGCAAGACCTGCCGCATCAACGCCTGGCCCCACCCGCGCGATTGA
- a CDS encoding alpha/beta hydrolase: protein MSSTEQPGVPASTALSAAPNPSRSRVGERETLRTLSLPGLTLAVRGRSEDVADAAEDARPPALYVHGLGGSSLNWSALMAELAPDLRGEALDLPGFGDSPPPDSGDYSVSGHARAVIRYLDSTARAPVHLLGNSLGGAVVTRVAAVRPDLVRTLTLVSPALPEIPPQRTAWPTALLAVPGVAALFGRLTRDWSAERRTGGVLGLCYGDPARVSAEDFAAACEEYARRLELPYFWDAMVRSTRGIVDAYTLGGQHALWRQAERVLAPTLLVYGGRDQLVAFRVARRASAAFRDSRLLALPEAGHVAMMEYPGIVAGAVRDLLREAGAATQWPDNSSAGAFTPAPATPEGD, encoded by the coding sequence ATGTCCTCCACCGAGCAGCCGGGAGTCCCCGCCTCCACGGCCCTCAGCGCTGCCCCGAACCCCTCGCGGTCCCGCGTCGGGGAGCGGGAGACGCTGCGGACCCTCTCCCTGCCCGGGCTGACGCTGGCCGTACGGGGGCGGTCCGAGGACGTGGCGGACGCCGCCGAGGACGCCAGGCCGCCCGCACTGTACGTGCACGGGCTGGGCGGCTCCTCGCTCAACTGGTCCGCGCTGATGGCCGAACTCGCGCCCGACCTGCGCGGCGAGGCCCTCGACCTGCCCGGCTTCGGCGACTCCCCGCCGCCGGACAGCGGCGACTACTCGGTCTCCGGGCACGCGCGTGCCGTCATCCGGTACCTGGACTCCACCGCGCGTGCCCCCGTGCATCTGCTGGGCAACTCGCTCGGCGGCGCGGTGGTGACCCGGGTGGCCGCCGTCCGCCCCGACCTGGTGCGGACGCTGACCCTCGTCTCGCCCGCGCTGCCGGAGATCCCTCCGCAGCGCACCGCCTGGCCGACGGCGCTGCTGGCGGTGCCCGGGGTGGCCGCGCTGTTCGGCCGGCTGACCCGGGACTGGTCCGCCGAGCGGCGCACGGGCGGTGTGCTCGGGCTCTGCTACGGCGATCCGGCACGGGTCTCGGCCGAGGACTTCGCCGCGGCCTGCGAGGAGTACGCGCGCAGACTGGAACTGCCCTACTTCTGGGACGCCATGGTCCGCTCGACCAGGGGCATCGTCGACGCGTACACGCTGGGCGGGCAGCACGCGCTGTGGCGGCAGGCCGAGCGGGTGCTGGCACCCACGCTTCTGGTCTACGGTGGGCGCGACCAACTGGTCGCCTTCCGGGTGGCGCGGCGTGCCTCGGCCGCTTTCCGCGACTCCCGGCTGCTCGCACTGCCGGAAGCGGGCCATGTCGCCATGATGGAGTACCCCGGGATCGTCGCGGGCGCGGTCCGCGACCTGCTCCGGGAGGCGGGTGCGGCGACGCAGTGGCCGGACAACTCCTCCGCCGGTGCCTTCACCCCGGCCCCGGCAACCCCGGAAGGTGACTAG
- a CDS encoding TetR/AcrR family transcriptional regulator, whose amino-acid sequence MTAIEQTEARPRGTRLPRRARRNQLLGAAQEVFVAQGYHAAAMDDIADRAGVSKPVLYQHFPGKLELYLALLDQHCEALLQAVRAALESTTDNKQRVAATMDAYFAFVENEGGAFRLVFESDLTNEPAVRERVDKVSLDCAEAVSEVISEDTKLPSEQAMLLAVGLCGMAQITARYWLSSGQQIPRDAAAKLISSLSWRGIAGFPMQ is encoded by the coding sequence GTGACAGCCATCGAGCAGACCGAGGCGCGCCCGCGCGGTACGCGTCTGCCGCGCCGTGCGCGACGTAACCAGCTACTGGGCGCAGCTCAGGAGGTCTTCGTCGCGCAGGGCTACCACGCGGCAGCGATGGACGACATCGCCGACCGTGCCGGGGTCAGCAAACCGGTGCTCTACCAGCATTTCCCGGGGAAGCTCGAGCTGTACCTCGCGCTCCTGGACCAGCACTGCGAGGCGCTGCTGCAGGCGGTGCGCGCGGCGCTGGAGTCCACCACGGACAACAAGCAGCGGGTCGCGGCCACGATGGACGCCTACTTCGCCTTCGTGGAGAACGAGGGCGGCGCCTTCCGGCTGGTCTTCGAGTCCGACCTGACCAACGAGCCCGCGGTGCGCGAGCGCGTGGACAAGGTGAGTCTGGACTGCGCCGAGGCGGTCAGCGAGGTCATCTCCGAGGACACCAAGCTGCCGTCGGAGCAGGCGATGCTGCTGGCCGTGGGACTGTGCGGGATGGCCCAGATCACCGCGCGCTACTGGCTGAGCTCGGGGCAGCAGATCCCGCGCGACGCTGCGGCGAAGCTGATCTCCTCGCTCTCCTGGCGGGGCATCGCGGGCTTCCCGATGCAGTGA
- a CDS encoding DUF3107 domain-containing protein — protein MEVKIGVQYAPREIVMESKQTPDEVESAVAAALEKGSGLLGLEDEHGRKILVPAERIAYVEIGEASGRKVGFGAI, from the coding sequence GTGGAGGTCAAGATCGGCGTGCAGTACGCGCCTCGCGAGATCGTCATGGAGAGCAAGCAGACTCCTGACGAGGTCGAGAGCGCCGTGGCGGCGGCACTGGAGAAGGGCTCCGGGCTGCTCGGCCTGGAGGACGAGCACGGCCGGAAGATCCTGGTCCCGGCGGAGCGCATCGCCTACGTCGAGATCGGTGAGGCGTCGGGCCGCAAGGTGGGCTTCGGCGCGATCTGA
- a CDS encoding ferritin-like fold-containing protein: METPDKTAAEAGATEPEAAGTEPAPATTIATQSWEQASADPTYRAAVVDLLGALAYGELAAFERLAEDAKLAPSLADKAELASMASAEFHHFGKLRERLARIDEDPTAAMEPFAAALDEFHRLTAPSDWLEGLIKAYVGDSIASDFYREVATRLDADTRALVLSVLDDTGHSSFAVEKVRAAIEAEPRVGGRLALWARRLMGEALSQAQRVVADRDALSTMLVGGLADGFDLAEVGKMFSRITEAHTKRMAALGLAA; this comes from the coding sequence ATGGAGACGCCTGACAAGACCGCCGCCGAAGCCGGGGCCACCGAGCCCGAAGCCGCCGGAACCGAGCCCGCCCCCGCCACCACCATCGCCACCCAGAGCTGGGAGCAGGCATCGGCGGACCCGACCTACCGCGCCGCGGTCGTCGACCTGCTGGGAGCGCTGGCCTACGGGGAGCTGGCGGCCTTCGAGCGGCTCGCCGAGGACGCCAAGCTGGCGCCGTCGCTCGCGGACAAGGCCGAGCTGGCCTCCATGGCGTCGGCCGAGTTCCACCACTTCGGAAAGCTGCGCGAGCGGCTGGCCCGCATCGACGAGGACCCCACCGCCGCCATGGAGCCGTTCGCGGCCGCACTGGACGAGTTCCACCGGCTCACCGCCCCCTCGGACTGGCTGGAGGGGCTGATCAAGGCGTACGTCGGCGACTCCATCGCCTCCGACTTCTACCGCGAGGTCGCCACCCGGCTCGACGCCGACACCCGCGCCCTGGTGCTGAGCGTGCTGGACGACACGGGGCACTCCAGCTTCGCCGTGGAGAAGGTCCGCGCCGCCATCGAGGCCGAACCCCGGGTGGGCGGCCGGCTCGCCCTGTGGGCGCGGCGGCTGATGGGAGAGGCGCTCTCCCAGGCCCAGCGGGTGGTCGCCGACCGGGACGCGCTCTCCACCATGCTGGTCGGCGGCCTCGCCGACGGCTTCGACCTCGCGGAGGTCGGCAAGATGTTCTCCCGGATCACCGAGGCCCATACGAAGCGGATGGCAGCCCTGGGGCTTGCTGCCTGA
- a CDS encoding DEAD/DEAH box helicase: MTLPVALAGTDVIGQAKTGTGKTLGFGLPLLESVTVPADVELGRARPEELSEAPQALVVVPTRELCQQVTNDLLTAGKVRNVRVLSIYGGRAYEPQVEALKKGVDVVVGTPGRLLDLAGQKKLRLSEIRALVLDEADEMLDLGFLPDVEKIIEMLPTRRQTMLFSATMPGQVISLARRYMSQPTHIRATAPDDEGQTVANTTQHVFRAHSMDKPEMVARILQAEGRGLAMVFCRTKRTAADVAEQLSRRGFAAGAVHGDLGQGAREQALRAFRNGKVDVLVCTDVAARGIDVDNVTHVINYQTPEDEKTYLHRIGRTGRAGNSGIAVTLVDWDDIPRWQLINKALDLDFNDPEETYSTSPHLYEALKIPAGAKGILPRTERTRAGLAAEEIEDLGEPGGRAQGRSGRSGGTTERTRPARKPRERRRTRGALRTGESGSGQDAASAGSEPATEGSAASVEGGAARKPRRRRRTRSAAAETGAQAPAAKESGEAGRAAVGTEEAPRKPRRRRTRSGGASRTGSAAQQSAEG; encoded by the coding sequence ATGACGCTCCCGGTGGCCCTCGCCGGCACCGACGTCATCGGCCAGGCCAAGACCGGCACCGGCAAGACGCTCGGCTTCGGGCTGCCGCTGCTGGAGTCGGTCACCGTTCCCGCCGACGTCGAGCTGGGCCGCGCCCGGCCCGAGGAGCTCTCCGAGGCTCCGCAGGCGCTCGTCGTCGTGCCCACCCGCGAGCTGTGCCAGCAGGTGACCAACGACCTGCTCACCGCCGGCAAGGTGCGCAACGTCCGAGTCCTGTCGATCTACGGTGGGCGCGCCTACGAGCCCCAGGTCGAGGCCCTGAAGAAGGGCGTCGACGTGGTCGTCGGCACGCCCGGGCGACTGCTGGACCTGGCCGGCCAGAAGAAGCTGCGGCTCTCGGAGATCCGGGCGCTCGTCCTGGACGAGGCCGACGAGATGCTCGACCTGGGCTTCCTCCCCGACGTCGAGAAGATCATCGAGATGCTGCCGACCCGGCGCCAGACGATGCTCTTCTCGGCGACCATGCCCGGGCAGGTCATCTCGCTCGCCCGGCGCTACATGAGCCAGCCCACGCACATCCGTGCCACCGCGCCGGACGACGAGGGCCAGACGGTGGCGAACACCACACAGCACGTCTTCCGCGCCCACTCCATGGACAAGCCGGAGATGGTCGCCCGGATCCTGCAGGCCGAGGGCCGCGGGCTGGCGATGGTCTTCTGCCGCACGAAGCGCACGGCGGCCGATGTCGCCGAGCAGCTCTCGCGGCGCGGCTTCGCTGCCGGTGCGGTCCACGGCGACCTGGGCCAGGGCGCCCGCGAGCAGGCGCTGCGCGCGTTCCGCAACGGCAAGGTCGATGTGCTGGTGTGCACGGACGTCGCCGCGCGCGGTATCGACGTCGACAACGTCACCCACGTGATCAACTACCAGACGCCCGAGGACGAGAAGACCTATCTGCACCGCATCGGCCGCACCGGCCGCGCGGGCAACTCCGGCATCGCGGTCACGCTGGTCGACTGGGACGACATCCCGCGCTGGCAGCTGATCAACAAGGCGCTGGACCTGGACTTCAACGATCCGGAGGAGACCTACTCCACCTCGCCGCACCTGTACGAGGCGCTGAAGATCCCCGCCGGGGCCAAGGGCATCCTGCCGCGTACCGAGCGCACCCGGGCGGGGCTCGCCGCCGAGGAGATCGAGGACCTGGGCGAGCCCGGCGGGCGTGCGCAGGGCCGGTCCGGCCGGTCCGGCGGCACCACCGAGCGCACGCGTCCGGCGCGCAAGCCGCGCGAGCGCAGGCGCACCCGTGGCGCACTGCGTACCGGTGAGTCCGGCTCCGGCCAGGACGCCGCTTCCGCCGGGTCGGAGCCCGCCACGGAGGGCTCGGCAGCCTCCGTCGAGGGCGGGGCGGCACGTAAACCGCGCCGCCGTCGGCGTACCCGCTCGGCCGCCGCCGAGACGGGGGCGCAGGCTCCCGCAGCCAAGGAGAGCGGCGAGGCGGGCCGGGCCGCGGTCGGCACGGAGGAGGCTCCGCGCAAGCCCCGCCGCCGCCGGACCCGTTCCGGCGGCGCGAGCCGCACCGGTTCCGCGGCGCAGCAGTCCGCGGAGGGCTGA
- a CDS encoding alpha/beta hydrolase: MSKPPFLALPSGVRAYRMATARGEFAVHDTGEAGRPGPAVLLLPGFTGSKEDFIGLLEPLAGAGFRAVAVDGRGQYETGGPREAAAYAQPELARDVHAVAAVLGRGETGAVHLLGHSLGGLVARAAVLRDAAPFASLTLLSSGPAAVAAAQQERVRMLLGALGTMSMAAIWEVMRELDQSVGSAGEAPYSRREAAETSVALEGFLRRRWLANVPSQLAATGEQLLTEPDRVGELAALELPFHVVSGTADDAWPVPLLDAMAERLGARRSVIAGTGHSPNAERPAETARALAGFWLSPSPR; the protein is encoded by the coding sequence ATGAGCAAGCCCCCCTTCCTCGCGCTCCCGTCCGGTGTGCGGGCGTACCGGATGGCCACCGCACGCGGGGAGTTCGCCGTGCACGACACCGGGGAAGCGGGCCGTCCGGGGCCCGCCGTGCTGCTGCTGCCGGGGTTCACGGGCAGCAAGGAGGACTTCATCGGGTTGCTGGAGCCGCTGGCCGGTGCGGGGTTCCGGGCCGTCGCGGTCGACGGCCGGGGGCAGTACGAGACGGGCGGCCCCCGGGAGGCGGCCGCCTACGCGCAGCCCGAGCTGGCCCGGGACGTGCACGCGGTCGCGGCGGTGCTCGGCCGCGGGGAGACCGGCGCCGTGCATCTGCTCGGGCATTCCCTGGGCGGCCTGGTCGCACGCGCCGCGGTACTGCGGGATGCGGCTCCCTTCGCCTCGCTGACGCTGCTGAGCAGCGGCCCGGCCGCCGTCGCGGCAGCGCAGCAGGAGCGGGTGCGGATGCTGCTGGGTGCGCTGGGGACGATGAGCATGGCGGCGATCTGGGAGGTCATGCGGGAACTCGACCAGTCGGTCGGCTCCGCCGGTGAGGCGCCGTACTCGCGGCGGGAGGCGGCGGAGACCTCGGTGGCGCTGGAGGGGTTCCTGCGGCGCCGCTGGCTGGCCAATGTGCCCTCGCAACTCGCGGCCACCGGAGAGCAGTTGCTCACCGAGCCGGACCGGGTGGGCGAACTGGCGGCGCTGGAGCTGCCGTTCCATGTCGTCTCCGGTACGGCGGACGATGCCTGGCCGGTGCCGCTGCTGGACGCGATGGCCGAGCGGTTGGGTGCCCGCCGGTCGGTGATCGCGGGTACCGGCCACTCCCCCAACGCGGAGCGGCCCGCGGAGACCGCGCGGGCCCTGGCGGGGTTCTGGCTCAGCCCTTCCCCTCGATGA
- a CDS encoding MarC family protein — translation MFDFALFGSVFLTLFVIMDPPGITPIFLGLTSGRPAKVQRRMAWQAASVAFAVITLFGICGQQILDYVHVSIPALMVAGGLLLLLVALDLLTGKSDEPTQTKDVNVALVPLGMPLLAGPGAIVSVILAVQHADGWGGQLSVWAAIVAMHLVLGLAMRYSLLIIRVIKDGGVVLVTRLSGMLLSAIAVQQIAGGITQFIEGKG, via the coding sequence GTGTTCGATTTCGCTCTCTTCGGGTCCGTCTTCCTCACCCTCTTCGTCATCATGGACCCGCCCGGCATCACCCCCATCTTCCTCGGGCTGACCTCCGGTCGGCCGGCGAAGGTCCAGCGCCGGATGGCCTGGCAGGCGGCGTCCGTCGCCTTCGCAGTGATCACCCTGTTCGGGATCTGCGGCCAGCAGATCCTCGACTACGTGCACGTCTCCATCCCGGCCCTCATGGTCGCGGGCGGGCTGCTGCTCCTACTCGTCGCCCTCGACCTGCTGACCGGCAAGTCCGACGAGCCCACCCAGACCAAGGACGTCAACGTGGCGCTCGTCCCGCTCGGCATGCCGCTGCTGGCGGGGCCGGGCGCGATCGTCTCCGTCATCCTGGCGGTGCAGCACGCGGACGGCTGGGGCGGACAGCTCTCCGTCTGGGCCGCGATCGTGGCCATGCACCTGGTGCTGGGGCTGGCGATGCGCTACTCGCTGCTGATCATCCGCGTCATCAAGGACGGCGGAGTCGTCCTCGTCACCCGGCTGTCCGGCATGCTGCTCTCGGCCATCGCCGTCCAGCAGATCGCCGGCGGCATCACCCAGTTCATCGAGGGGAAGGGCTGA